Within the Agromyces atrinae genome, the region AGCGCTCGCACGGGTTCACCGGGGCGCAGGTTCGCGACGTAGCTGAGCGTGCTGCGGATGGCGTCGAGCAGATCGGCCGCCTCTTCGGCGATGACCTCGAGCACCTCCGCCGCCACGGCGGGCCGAGACTCTCCGCCGAGCGCACTCACCTCGAGCTTCGTGCTCTCCGCTTGCGCGTCGGACACCTCGAGCCGCAGCGCGATCGCGTCCGTGACGGCGCGGCCGCCGCGATCGATGATGCGCACGAAGCTCGGCACGCCGTCCGTCGCCACGACGACCTGGGTCGCCGTGGCACCGATGTCGATGATGGCGACGGTGCCGTCGATGCGTGGCCGATACGCGAAGACCCGGGCGAGGGCGAAGGCCGCGACATCCACCCCGATGATCGTGAGCCCTGCGCCCTCGACGGCCTCGACGTTCGCGAGCACCGCCTCCTTGACGGCCGCGATGAGGAGGCCGTCGACGGTCGGTGCGGTGGCCGTTCCCGACTCCCGCACCGGATAGAAGTCGAGGAGGGCTTCTCCGACGGGCACGGGGAGGAGGTCCTGCACGTGGAAGGGGAGCGATTCGCGGATGACCGCGAGGGGCGCACGGGGAACCGTGAGGTCTCGCGCCAGTACCCCCGAGTGTCCGGCGGCGATGACGACCGACCGGGTCGAGAACCCGGCTTCGCTCCAGAGCGTCGAGAGGGTTCGGGTGACGACGGCACGGTCGACGACGGTGCCGCCGCGTACCGCGCCCTCGGGCAGGGCGATCTCGTGCACGCGGTGCACGGTGGCGTTCGGGCCTGCGGGGTCCGAGACCTCGACGGCCCTCAGTGAACGCGACCCGATGTCGAGCCCGACGACGTGTGTTGTCATGTCTTCCTCCTGCGGCGTCGCCGCGATTACGCCAGTCCGGCGAGGGATAGGTAGGCGTCGACGATCGGTCGACCGGCGACGATGCCGATCCACGCCCCGACGAGCATCCAGGGTCCGAAGGGGATTCCGTCGCGTCGCTTCGCGCGACGCAGGGCGAGGAGGGCGAGGGCGAAGAGACCGCCGAGGAGGAACGGCGTGAAGGCGCCGACGACGACGACGGGCCAGCCCGCCCACCCCAGGTAGAGGCCGAGGATGCCGGCGAGCTTGACGTCGCCGAAGCCCATGGCGCCGGGGGTGACGAGGGCGAGCAGGTAGTAGAGCGCGAAGAGAGCGGCGCCCGCGATGAGCGAGCGCAGGAGGGCATCGCCCTGCCCGGTGAGAGCGGCCGCCGCACCGAACGATACGGCCGCCACGACGAGGGTCGGCAGGAGGACGCGATTCGGCAGCGTATGCGTGTCGAGGTCGATGAGAGCGAGTGCGACGCTCGCCGCGACGAGCCAGACGTGGGCGACGAGCACGAGGAGCGCGGCGATCGTCGCCGGCCACGGCGCGGCCTGCACGACGGCCGGCACGAAGAACGCGCCGACACCGACGACGGCGAGTGCCGTGCCCGCCTCGACGAGCGGGTACCGCACCGAGATGCGTGCGCCGCACGTGCGACAGCGAGCGCGCAACAGGATCCACGAGAGGACCGGGATGTTGTCGTACGGCGCGATCGCCGAATCGCAGCCGGGGCACGCGCTCGGAGGCGAGACGACGGAGCGGCCGCGCGGCACCCGGTAGACGACGACGTTCAGGAACGAACCGATCGCCGCCCCGAGCACGCCGCCGATACCCGCGGCCACGGCGAAGAGGACGGTCACGGTGCACCGTCGCGATAGCTCGTCGCCGGGCCGATGCCGCCGGGCCCCGTCGTGCCGCCGCCACCGCCGCCGCTGATCGAGGAGCCGGGGATGGACATCGGCTCGTAGAAGAAGTTCTGCGTGCCGCCGGTGAAGTTGACCGCCGCGGCGTACAGCGAGCCCCTCCAGTTGAGGTTGCCGCCCATCTGGATGCGGCAGGGCGAGTAGAGCATGGCCGCGACGGGGGCATTGACGCGCACGTTCGCCTCGACGCGGATGCCGTAGTTGCCGCCCGCTGTGATGCGGCAGTCGGGTTTCGTCGGGGTCGAGACCGTCGTATCGGGGCTGATGAAGTGAAGCCGGCGGTCGGTGCTCGAACTCGATGACGAGAACGT harbors:
- the pilM gene encoding type IV pilus assembly protein PilM; translation: MTTHVVGLDIGSRSLRAVEVSDPAGPNATVHRVHEIALPEGAVRGGTVVDRAVVTRTLSTLWSEAGFSTRSVVIAAGHSGVLARDLTVPRAPLAVIRESLPFHVQDLLPVPVGEALLDFYPVRESGTATAPTVDGLLIAAVKEAVLANVEAVEGAGLTIIGVDVAAFALARVFAYRPRIDGTVAIIDIGATATQVVVATDGVPSFVRIIDRGGRAVTDAIALRLEVSDAQAESTKLEVSALGGESRPAVAAEVLEVIAEEAADLLDAIRSTLSYVANLRPGEPVRALILSGGGARLGGFASELAGLTRVHLSGGDAFASVAVDPKNGAAGHGARESAAVALGLALGAVA
- a CDS encoding prepilin peptidase, whose product is MTVLFAVAAGIGGVLGAAIGSFLNVVVYRVPRGRSVVSPPSACPGCDSAIAPYDNIPVLSWILLRARCRTCGARISVRYPLVEAGTALAVVGVGAFFVPAVVQAAPWPATIAALLVLVAHVWLVAASVALALIDLDTHTLPNRVLLPTLVVAAVSFGAAAALTGQGDALLRSLIAGAALFALYYLLALVTPGAMGFGDVKLAGILGLYLGWAGWPVVVVGAFTPFLLGGLFALALLALRRAKRRDGIPFGPWMLVGAWIGIVAGRPIVDAYLSLAGLA